A single region of the Eulemur rufifrons isolate Redbay chromosome 8, OSU_ERuf_1, whole genome shotgun sequence genome encodes:
- the CREG1 gene encoding protein CREG1 isoform X1 — MAGRARASVRALLAALLAPALLSLLVSPARGRGGRGHGDWDPVKLPPLPPREDAARVARFVTNLCDWGALATASSLEEVRGRPFADVLSLSDGPPGAGSGEPYFYLSPLQLTAHNLQGNPHATLTMSLAQTDFCRKHGFDPQSPLCVHIILSGTVTKVNETEMDFAKHSLFTRHPDMETWPASHNWFFAKLNITNIWVLDYFGGPKIVTPEEYYNVTFQ, encoded by the exons GGCGCTCTTGTCGCTGCTCGTGTCGCCCGCGCGCGGCCGCGGCGGCCGGGGTCACGGGGACTGGGACCCGGTCAAGCTGCCTCCGCTGCCGCCCCGCGAGGACGCGGCGCGCGTGGCCCGCTTCGTGACGAACCTCTGCGACTGGGGCGCGCTGGCCACCGCCTCCTCGCTGGAGGAGGTGCGCGGCCGGCCCTTCGCTGACGTCCTGTCCCTCAGCGACGGGCCGCCAGGCGCCGGCAGCGGCGAGCCCTACTTCTACCTGAGCCCGCTGCAGCTCACCGCGCACAACCTGCAG gGGAATCCACATGCCACGCTGACCATGTCTTTGGCACAGACTGACTTCTGCAGGAAACATGGATTTGATCCTCAGAGTCCCCTTTGTGTTCACATAATACTGTCAGGAACTGTGACCAAG GTGAATGAAACAGAAATGGACTTTGCAAAGCATTCGTTATTCACTCGACACCCTGACATGGAAACCTGGCCTGCCAGCCATAATTGGTTCTTTGCCAAGTTGAATATAACCAATATCTGGGTCCTGGACTACTTTGGTGGACCAAAAATAGTGACACCTGAAGAATATTATAATGTCACATTTCA
- the CREG1 gene encoding protein CREG1 isoform X2 — MAGRARASVRALLAALLAPALLSLLVSPARGRGGRGHGDWDPVKLPPLPPREDAARVARFVTNLCDWGALATASSLEEVRGRPFADVLSLSDGPPGAGSGEPYFYLSPLQLTAHNLQGNPHATLTMSLAQTDFCRKHGFDPQSPLCVHIILSGTVTKVNETEMDFAKHSLFTRHPDMETWPASHNWFFAKLNITNIWVLDYFGGPKIVTPEEYYNVTFQ, encoded by the exons GGCGCTCTTGTCGCTGCTCGTGTCGCCCGCGCGCGGCCGCGGCGGCCGGGGTCACGGGGACTGGGACCCGGTCAAGCTGCCTCCGCTGCCGCCCCGCGAGGACGCGGCGCGCGTGGCCCGCTTCGTGACGAACCTCTGCGACTGGGGCGCGCTGGCCACCGCCTCCTCGCTGGAGGAGGTGCGCGGCCGGCCCTTCGCTGACGTCCTGTCCCTCAGCGACGGGCCGCCAGGCGCCGGCAGCGGCGAGCCCTACTTCTACCTGAGCCCGCTGCAGCTCACCGCGCACAACCTGCAG gGGAATCCACATGCCACGCTGACCATGTCTTTGGCACAGACTGACTTCTGCAGGAAACATGGATTTGATCCTCAGAGTCCCCTTTGTGTTCACATAATACTGTCAGGAACTGTGACCAAG GTGAATGAAACAGAAATGGACTTTGCAAAGCATTCGTTATTCACTCGACACCCTGACATGGAAACCTGGCCTGCCAGCCATAATTGGTTCTTTGCCAAGTTGAATATAACCAATATCTGGGTCCTGGACTACTTTGGTGGACCAAAAATAGTGACACCTGAAGAATATTATAATGTCACATTTCAGTAA